CCCAGGCCTATGTCATCACACCAAGACTTCTGTTAACCTTGTCTGCGATAGACGATGCCAAAAGCGGAAAGGACGCAAACGGGATAGGAAGTTGTGTGGACAAAATGCTCAGCCACCTTAGCCGCAAGCTATGATAGGGCGTCTCTGCCAGAAAAAAGTGGGTGAGAGATTTATTTTACGCAGGATCACAAAGTGAAGCAAACATCCCTGCCCGCTGGGCTGACGCTAGAAAATTCGTCCGCTGTTCTATCCATTTTATCCAGGGGTTCGAGAGCCGGTATCCCATCGCCAAGTTCCCCGGACGAGTTGTGATTGGAGTGTGTGTGCTTGAGAATCGCCGGATAGGCTGACACGACTCCATCGCGAGGTGCCGCTAAATCATTCTGAAAGACTTCGGAAAGGTTCTGAAGGACGATCACGAAGGGGATTAAAGAGACAATAACATCATCGGGCCTCCATTTTCCTCCACAGAAACAAATTGCGGTGGGGTTTTAGCGTTGTCCGCGGAGCTCTGTTTATCGAACAAACAAGCCAGAAAACCCACAAAGAGATTTCCGGAGAGAGCCTTATGGCGGCTACTCAGCCTCATTCGCTGTACAAGTCCTTTGGATGGGTCTGAGTCTGTCTCGTTTCGGGTATTCGGCGCCGACCGTGACTGAGAAAGTACGAGTCCAGCATGTATTATTTGATTGGAAGTTTCCGCGGAGGATGTGCGACAGGACAAGAGAACTCCGAGCATGGATGATGCCGGTCACAAAGCGTCCGCAGCATGGGAATCATGCAAACTCCTGCTGTACCACATACTCGACTTGGATATTTCTGTGGcctttgcttttgctggACAGTCGCGCGTATCCCGCGCTATCCTCTGTCCTCTGTACTCGTAggcgtactccgtactcgaCATATGCAAACATCACCGACCTCAATCGGCACTAGATACCCGGATCGACAGAGGCTTTTGAACACTTGTGCGATCCGCACCAACAAGAAAACGATTCTCCCGGCCGTGTTTGTACGGAGATCCCCGTTTTGACGTCAGTCTTTGTACAAGCACTTGTATTGTTACTCGGAGCACAGCAGTCAGTAGCCTGGAACCTCGTATGTAATGTACCGCTGAGCCGCACAGCCTCTCGGCAACCTCTCTGCACTTTTGCGACACAAAGTACATGTCAGTcagtcaatcaatcaatgaGAGCTGCAGAGGACAAAAATCCCTCAAGTAATTTGCTGTACTGTAGATCTGAAGCACATCAATACTGGTTTTTGAGAAGGGAAAAGCAGTGAGGCGATTCGCTTGCTTGCGCTGGACGCTGTATGGCTGGCCAAGACCAACAGCTGGCCTCGGGCATAAACATACCACGAGACTTACCCCGGAATTGTTCCTGACTGTGGAAGAGTTCTGGAAGAACCTTAGTTAAGAGGAACTGGGGTGAACCTGGTCGGCCCCCGTGGTTTGCATCGGGTTTGGACTGCTGACATGCGTTCGATGTAGTACGTAGGCATGGGTGAATACCGGTCAGGTGAATGCTACAATACGCAATACGCTGTAGTCGTGGTTCTACTCCGGATATACCGAGGCATATGATAACAGAGTACAGTGTTCTCATGGAAATGAATAAGAACCATGGTAATCCCCATAGACGAAGAACTCCACCGCTGCCCATTCGTACATACACTCACTCCTGGCAGAATCAAACAACAGAACAGAAGAAACCAAATCCCAACCAATTCCATCAAGCAATTGTCTTGTATTCAAGTGTAACCTGCTCCGCATGGTACACGTATTATAACTCGTCTTCAAGGTACTTGTAGACAAATTTGAAATCCGCCTTGCGCCGATTCATCCTGCAGACGTCAGTATCAAATCAATATGCcaaggagaaaaggaaaaaaaaaaaaaaacataccaTGTACTCTCATAGTCAAAGAACCGATACGTCCCCTGCTCGAATTCCTCGGTAATCGCCTTGGGCTCCTCATGACGCTGGAACCACGTTTGGTACTGCTTATGGAATCGCCAGCTTTGGTTCTTGAGCGCCTTGGCGGACAGGAATTGCTGGTAAGTGCCCTGTCGGTAATAAAACAGGTAGAAGAGAGTATCTGTGTCGATCCGCCCCGTATCGTACAGTCGCGGGTCGTCAAATATCGCAAGCGGTTCTTGAGGGTAGTAGAGGGGTGTGTTGTAAGGATTTTGCGGTTTGTAGTGACGAGGCTTCTCTGCGTCGGCTGGTTCCGGGCAAGTCGTCAGCGATGCTGCTAGAAGTCGTTGGGCCGATGGTGCTGGGTTCGTAGACGCGCGGTTCTTGGTCACTTCGAAGGATTGGATCAGGTCTTGTAACCCAGGAGGCAGATGGTATATCGACTCTTCGGCATCGCGTTGTTCCGGCTTGCCAGTCTCTCCATTTGTCGCAGCAGTAATGGGCTCTTTGCTGGGAggctctttcttctccacgACTGGTGCGGGTGCGGGTGCCACCTTAGGACTACTGAAGGCGGGCGTCCGTGACCGTTCCTCTGCAGCGAGTGCGGCAGCTGATGCAGGCTTAGGCGTAGGCTGTGCTGGCGCGACGCTTGGCGAGGCGACCGAGGAAGGCTTCGACACGGGAACTGCTGCGGGAAATGCAGGGCTGGCACCTGGGGGTGGGGGCAAAGGAGCGATTCCAACGCCATTCTTGTCACTTGCagctgccgccgccgctgcGGATGCGTACTTGAGGGTTTCCCCGGGAAGTCGTGTTGGTGGAGGAGCGGGCTTCATGCCGCTTGTGGAGCTGGTTGACGTGGAAGGATGTAGGGTCGCGAGAACGGGCAGAGGTGACTTCATTTGTGTTGATGACCGTCGTGGCCCCGGAGTCTCTCCCTTGCTCTTGGGTTTCGTTTCCAGTTCGTCGTCCTGCAGTGACTGCGTATCTTGCGACGATACCCGGTCGTTGTCGCCCAGTCCGAACTGCCCCTCTGCATCGACCTCCAGGTTCAAGTCATCGTAGAGCGTCTCGTCCTCCCCAGAGTAGTCAATGTTATGCCCATCTTCGACGTAGTACTTTATGCTCTCCTTCAGATCGAGCACCTGGCCCGTTTCGACATTCCCGTTTTGGAGCGCCCGTAGCAACAACTCGAGTTTATTGACGTGCCACTTATGGCGTTCCGTAAGGTGTGTAATATCCGATAACCGATTTGACTTGTTAATAtccttcttgcccttcttcATTTGCATATGAAGCGTCTCCTCCTCGGCCTCCATCGCCTCAATTTTCTGCTGAAGCTCGTCGACCATATTGGACAAGAAATCGCACGTTTCGACTTTTTGCTTCTCGCGGGGATCGAGCCTCGATGCTGCTGATAGACCTTCTTTCGAATATGCCTTGGTCTTCATCTCCTTCTCGACGGCCTTGAACTGTTCCATACACTGCAGTCCCGTTAGCACCTACATGGTCCATGGTCCGTGGCAAAAGCCATAGAAAATCAATGTCAGTTGCGAGGGACGGTTTGGAAATCAGCCCACAGTTTCGATTGCTCTACGCTGCTCGAGCAGCGGACTCTTGTCTTTGACTTCATTGCCTGCTGCCCAGGACTTGATCTGATCGCGAAATCGTTGCAGCTTCTTGATCTCCCGCTTGAGGTTGTCTTCGAGCTTATCGCGCTGGGCGGCATTCGTTGTCGACTTGATCTTCTCGTATATCCCATCGAACGCTTGGATACCCTCTGCGACCTTTTTGAAGGTCTTATCGATCTCTTGCTGTGTTTTCCGGGAGGTCATGATGGGCGGTTCATGTGGTGGTAGAGAGGGGGAGAGGTTGCTCGGTCAAAATTGCGTGGGAGCGGGTTGCGGAGGGCGGAAAGAAGGATGAGGGGAATATTTCGTGAATGGGAGAAACAACACGAATTGGGTGTtagaggaaggagaattgCAATGTAGCCCTGTATGGCCGACAGTGAATCGTCGTCGCAGTCGTTGTCGTCAGTCGTGATGCTTTTTGGGGAGATAATGCCAAGACCGGTGCGCCAAGACTGAGGCACGAGACAATAGTATGGGCAGAGTCCATTCCACTAGACACTCTCTTCTATGTTCtgcatatatatatatcctaTTATACTTGCTGTTGATCCCTGCGCTGCTATAGCCCAGCTGTATAGCCACCTGTTACAGGTTGAGGTACGCATGCATTCTCGTCCGCAGCCGCCGTTTTAGTCCAAGACATACACATACAGAAAACTGACTACCTCTTTGTCTGATAGTCATACCTCTAATATTAGCACAAAAACATCCCCGGTCTGCTACACGATagagagaaagaaatcaACATGAAAGGTGCGCCAGCTTCCCCGCGACAAGCTACCTGGTCTAATCCGGGTCCCAGCGGTCATCCAACGAGTCAAGTCCGCATCCGTGACGGTCGATAATCAACTGGTATCTTCCATTGGGCGGGGTCTTTTGGTCCTGGCGGGAGTCGGGAAAGGCGATGACGAGAAGGAGGCAGACAGTTTGATCTCGAGGATCATCAGATGTCGGTTATGGCCGGACGATAACGGGAAGCAGGTGTGTGCGAGGTTCATATTACCAGACTAGGATAACTGGGACTGACGATGTGTTGGAACAGTGGAAGAAAAATGTCCAGGACATTGAAGGCGAAATCCTCTGCGGTATGGCTCGTCCCTGCTTCGGTAGTGATGGCATGAAGACCTGACCAATCAGTCTCGCAATTCACCCTCTATGCGCAATTAAACAAAGGCAAACAGCCCGATTTCCACGAAGCCGCCGATGTCGAAACCGCGCGCAGACTCTATGACTACTTCTATCAACGGCTACGCGAAGCATACAAGCCGGAACGGGTCAAAAACGGTGTCTTCCAGGCGATGATGGATGTCGAACTGAAGAACGATGGACCGGTGGGTTTAGATTACCGCAGTGATGAAGAAGCGGTATAGCTTACTTTCTTTCTGCGTTGCCAATCTTGTTGGATGAGTATAGAGGGGCTGACTTTGGCATGGGTACATGATACGCAGGTCACGATCGAGGTTAATACGAAACTCccgaagaaagaaaagacaccGGAAGGGGATAAGCAGACCGGAAAGAAACCAGAGAAGCCAGAGAAGTCGGGAAATGCAGAAAATACAGGGAAAGCCGAGGGCGACAGCGATAAGGGTGGACAGACCGAGGGCCAGAAGAGCTATGAATTCAAGCTCCCCGCGACGCTGCTGGAATAACACCACAGCAGTAGTATAGAGCATAGTAAAATTGATGTATACTGTAGATATGACTGTAATGATCCAGCTATAAAGAATTCAGCAGTTGGGGTAGAACATTCAGTGCAGTGCATGGAAGCTTCCTGAAGGCCAGCCCAGCCTTTGTATGGGTTTTCTCCCCAccaattctcttcttccttctttctaTCTCTACTCACACTTCCACTCCCATCGACTTTTACTTCTTATTCTCTGTGATTCAATCATTCGGTTCTTTCATTTTCATTATTCAGCACCTCTCTTCTAGCAACCATGGTCGAGTCGCGTACGTTCCTTCGTCCCCTCCAAACTGCGGGGTGCTCCGGATTGAAGCAAATAGGAGAAAAATCAACTAACAGCGCGCGCTTCAGATCGTCCTCGCGTTTATTTCGATATCAAGATTGGCAAGCAGCCCATGGGCCGCATTGCTCTTGAATTGGTGAGTTTCCTCTATGTGCTTAGCTCTAGTTGTGGTAGCTAGCTAACTTCTGTCACGCAGTTCAACGATGGTACCAAGCGTCCCAATCCTATACCTCTCTAATAGAATATGCAACTGACGAGTCAGTCGTCCCTAAAACTGCTGAGAATTTCCGTGCTCTTTGCACTGGTGAGAAGGGCGTGGGCCAGCAGGGCAAGCCATTGAGCTTCAAGGGTACGTCGCA
This region of Aspergillus chevalieri M1 DNA, chromosome 4, nearly complete sequence genomic DNA includes:
- the NOT5 gene encoding general negative regulator of transcription subunit 5 (COG:K;~EggNog:ENOG410PIR5;~InterPro:IPR012270,IPR007207,IPR007282,IPR040168, IPR038635;~PFAM:PF04065,PF04153;~go_component: GO:0005634 - nucleus [Evidence IEA];~go_component: GO:0030015 - CCR4-NOT core complex [Evidence IEA];~go_process: GO:0006355 - regulation of transcription, DNA-templated [Evidence IEA]), with product MTSRKTQQEIDKTFKKVAEGIQAFDGIYEKIKSTTNAAQRDKLEDNLKREIKKLQRFRDQIKSWAAGNEVKDKSPLLEQRRAIETCMEQFKAVEKEMKTKAYSKEGLSAASRLDPREKQKVETCDFLSNMVDELQQKIEAMEAEEETLHMQMKKGKKDINKSNRLSDITHLTERHKWHVNKLELLLRALQNGNVETGQVLDLKESIKYYVEDGHNIDYSGEDETLYDDLNLEVDAEGQFGLGDNDRVSSQDTQSLQDDELETKPKSKGETPGPRRSSTQMKSPLPVLATLHPSTSTSSTSGMKPAPPPTRLPGETLKYASAAAAAAASDKNGVGIAPLPPPPGASPAFPAAVPVSKPSSVASPSVAPAQPTPKPASAAALAAEERSRTPAFSSPKVAPAPAPVVEKKEPPSKEPITAATNGETGKPEQRDAEESIYHLPPGLQDLIQSFEVTKNRASTNPAPSAQRLLAASLTTCPEPADAEKPRHYKPQNPYNTPLYYPQEPLAIFDDPRLYDTGRIDTDTLFYLFYYRQGTYQQFLSAKALKNQSWRFHKQYQTWFQRHEEPKAITEEFEQGTYRFFDYESTWMNRRKADFKFVYKYLEDEL
- the DTD1 gene encoding D-aminoacyl-tRNA deacylase (BUSCO:EOG09264ZQC;~COG:J;~EggNog:ENOG410PPBZ;~InterPro:IPR003732,IPR023509;~PFAM:PF02580;~go_component: GO:0005737 - cytoplasm [Evidence IEA];~go_function: GO:0002161 - aminoacyl-tRNA editing activity [Evidence IEA];~go_function: GO:0051499 - D-aminoacyl-tRNA deacylase activity [Evidence IEA]); this encodes MKAVIQRVKSASVTVDNQLVSSIGRGLLVLAGVGKGDDEKEADSLISRIIRCRLWPDDNGKQWKKNVQDIEGEILCVSQFTLYAQLNKGKQPDFHEAADVETARRLYDYFYQRLREAYKPERVKNGVFQAMMDVELKNDGPVGLDYRSDEEAVTIEVNTKLPKKEKTPEGDKQTGKKPEKPEKSGNAENTGKAEGDSDKGGQTEGQKSYEFKLPATLLE